aacatattTTATAACTGTAAATACATACGTCTTCTTTAATCCCTGCCCTTGTGTCCCTTCCAGGTCATTCAGCCTGCTGGAAAGGTTTCCACTAAAGTGGAGGAGGAGCGGAAGGACGAGTCGCCGGCCTCCTGGCGCCTGGGTCTGAGGAAGACGGGCAGCTACGGGGCGCTGGCGGAGATCACGGCCACGAAGGAGGCTCAGCGGGAGAAGGACACGACGGGCGTGATGCGCTCGGCCTCCAGCCCTCGCCTCTCCTCCACCCTGGACAACAAGGACAAAGAAAAGGTCCgtgaggggttttttttttgtgtgaaaacatctcaaaacaaatgtaacacaGATCACCCGTTTGATCCTCCGCCTACAGGAAAAGGACAAGAGTACACGACTCGCCTACGTGACCCCCAACGTCCCCAGGAGACTGGCGAGTACTTCAGACATCGACGAGAAGGAAAACAGGTCAGAGTGGCTCTGTGTGTTCACGCATGAGCAGCTCCTGCTGCCCACTGCTGTGTATTGcagggatggaaaaaaaaaacacacctacCTGCTctgcatggtgtgtgtgtgtgtgtcaccctgAGCAACcgctttttgtttgcttttgccatattttacacacaaagGAGCAGTAATTGGAAGAAAGCTGGATGAGTTGCAAAGACGCCTCCCTTCTTCGTCAGCGCATATACACTGATGTTAGGATTAATggaattattgtgttagtctgatGTAAAGCAGGCTGAGAAATTAGTTTTAGCCCCCTTTCTCCCCTTACACTCTACTTCCCCGGGTAATTTCGGTGGAAACGCGCCAtgattttttcccccagaatCCCAGGTGAATGAGAGAAGTGTGTGGCGAAACCAGGCGTACTATTGTGCCTTGTGCTTCCACAGGGACTCCACTGCTCTGATACGCAGCGGCTCCTACACCCGGCGGCGCTGGGACGACGACCTGAAGAACAACAGCGAAGGAAGCGCCTCCACCAACCGGACCTCCAGCTATCAGCGCAGGTTAGCCCCGAAATCGCGGGCTAAACGAAACCCGCCATCAGATCCCCTCTGCTCCTCACGTCTGATCTGATGTGTTCACtatcatcgtcgtcatcgtcaCGACGATGTAGACAAACACAGTACACTGTGCTTGCATTCTGTCATTAGCGATATTTATGTTCATGCTTTATTGCACAGCAGCTGCCGAGAAAGCATCGCAATGcggctttttattattatcatttgtttCTATCACTGTCATGTGATTGTGTTGCATGACTGTACTTGTCCTGTCATGGCACAGAAACCTAGACTTGGACTCGTGCGCTGCATTCATGTCATATGGGAAAATCACCAATATGGTGTTTAGATTACTTATAATTTTCAGGCCTTAAATTACATCTTTAAATCTGACTTCAGTGGCATTTATAGCTCTTTGCTGCTTATCGAGTGCTTGTTCAGTCTAAATGGATCGAGGTTTTTTTAGGTCCCCGCTGCTCTTCAAGTCTTTGTGGTGACGTCGGGAGCAGGATGCTAACTGGCGCTCCACCTGCTGTCTGCATTAAGACATTGTGTTGTGTCTAAAAACTGTAAAGTCTTAAAATGcagctgcttctgtttttgtttcaagaCTCCAGAGCTTTTTTGGGCAAAAACTGAGCAGTTTCTGAGTTACTTTGTTCTTCTTTTCACCACCGTGTTTCCTCGTTAGTAACAGGTCTCTGAAACTAAACAGACAAGTGCTtcaagtagagctgaaacaattacgtaatcgtcaactattttgggttgaagctttttttcatgataaaacaagatttctgattgtttcagcttcttaaatgtgaataaattattttgtttctttgttccaattgacaaagaaaccattaaaacatCAACAGACTTGTCGATTATGAAattaatccttagttgcagctctgagATCGTAAGGTGATTGTTGTAACAATAACCTATAAAAACCCAAAACAGCAGCCACTTCCCATGTGACATGAACGCATCAGTAGTTTGTCAAAGCTTGTAAATATATACGTGCTCCTCTGTTCTTTtatctgtctgtgtatgtgtgtgcgcccGCACCGCTAACATGCCTCTCTCGctccccacccacccacctGCCAACGCCACACCAGCACGTCCCATACACTAGCGCTAGGGCGGAGCGGCAGCACGCGGGACGTGCCGGCCAAGTCTTCGTCCACCTCCAGCTTGGACCCTAACGCCTGTAATACTAAACCCTGGCAGCCGCCCACCTCCTACTACCAGTCTTACAGCATTTACCGCAGGTACACCACCCGTCTCACCCTGGGGGGGGGGCAACGCTCACCGTCTCCATACCCActtgtcatctgtgtgtgtgtgtgtgtgtgtgtccacgctCTGCATACgtgtcaattatttttttttgttggtttgaaGAGATTCCTCAGTAGGTTAATACACTCAGAGATAACATCTGGCTTAATTTAAAAAGCACTTGTTACAGACGACTGcttaattaacattaaaacaacattaaaacatgcttGAAAATGCAGTCATTTAAGGATTAATGCTAAATAGGAGACAGATATACATGTACTATTTCTTCAGGTGCGGAGTTCCAGAATCTTGGGCCTATTATTGCGAGGGTTTTTAATCTATGCAAAACTCTTTTTAAACTCTGGTTTTATATGCTTATACTGTGAAGGTACCTTAAATTTGTATACAATGATATTTACTAATAATGACAATTAAACTAAACCCAACTCCAGGAATAACTTCAGACTTCACACACGATTGcataatttaacattaaatagACTCTTGGATGTGTAAAAACATACAGTTGAAGTTAAAAGATGTTTAAAAGTATTCAATCTTCACATAATTTAGAGTTAATTGTCATTTACCACAACGGTTTCAGAGTTGATTCGTTAGTCGTATTTTCACCTCCGATCCTCTACTTGAACCGCGCTCTGTCTCGTCTCACTTTATCCTCTCTCTTGACCAAAATCATGCAGCGGCTCTTTTGGCAGAAGACACGAGGACCTGAGCTCCTCGACCACGTCCTCCTCCACGACCACCACCACCTCGTCATCCGTTACCTCGCCCACAGGCCACCGCGGCCTGCTCTCCAGCCTGGGCTCCTCCTCCACACGCACTGGCTCCACCAGTCTCACCAGCAGGTAACGGCAACGGCAGCATTTATTCTccctttatttattcttatattttttttattcaacaatTGGTTACCTCTCAACCTCTCAAATAACTCTAAAATCAGGTACTGGTCAGAGGAGAgtgcagagagggagaaggagaaggagtcTGCTGCCGTCATCCCAACTATGAACACTGGCTCTACCACGACCACCGCGTCTACCACTACCACCACCGCCATATCTACCACTACCACCACCGCTGGCACTGTCCCCACGTCTGAAAGACGAAGGTAACGCACCCACATCTTCACCATCGCACACTCCTGACCCAGAACCACATAAATTAGCCCataaattaaattttacttCACATTATAGCTgagttttggtttaaaaaaaaggaaaaaaagaggaagctggttaataaaatggctgccagcagggacataAGGAAAAACTTTATTTCAGCCACCTAAAATAAGGCTCTCCTAATGAAATCTTTGTCTGCTTAAgtctaaaatgttttgaatATACTTTTCCTGgccagaaactgaagtttgtaaaccgcagTGTTTGAAATGCCTtttttggtatttatttttgaacaaatTAGTGACAAAAAAACGTACCTAATGAGATGGCGGTAGCCCAGCAGTGTCTGTGtcgcttttctctatgggctttggtgtgagggaGTGAACGGTGAacacaaactgcagttttacAGCCAGAAAAGTCTGCGTCATGGTGAAGTGGTTCTCAGAAAATGTGACACACTCCCTCTTAGAAGTCGGCTCAAGACTttaatgatcatttttattatgtaaatgtgttgtttgtcgCTGTAAATATGGTGTATGTTTAGTTCAGTATGTTTGTAGTGGCGACTAAGTGTCTACAATGTTTACTTACTATAtttattgactttgtttgttattattaacaaattaaatgaTCACGTCCAGATATttgaatgtaatatttatgtaaGCCGTTTAAAGAAAAGAGCTTTAACCTAAAAAGCCTCCGTCACTCAAACATTAATCTGGACACATTTCCTATGTTTGAGAaaagggtgtgtgtttgtgtgtctgtgtgtgtgatatctcCAGCTTTGCACACACAAGTGCAGAGAGGGAAGAGTTGTCGTGCGTCTGTCTGTGGGAgtaggagagtgtgtgtgtgtgtgtgtgtgtgtgtgcgtgcgcgtttTCCTGTTACTGTGCTGAAATAAGCCACCTGTCACGGTGCGAGTGGGGGCCGTCGCTGTGGGGCCGCTCCAGCGACTTCTCCTTATAAGGAAGGTGGACAGAAGCTGCACATTCTCCTCCTCAAGGCCAAAGCTCCACTCTGCTGGACACAGACAAGAATGAACCGATTGACTTCAAAGAAATCTCCTTAAAAGCTCCTTAAACGTAGAGATTTCAATCACGACATAACTCATAAGTCCTCTGTGATCGATTTGAATGTAACTTAtctaatttattcatttaaatcctTCTCCACTTAACAAAGTAGACGTTTAACAAAATCAACAGAACTGGATTTACATCCAAAAACAAGGAGAGAGACGTTGCAACAGTGGTTAAGATTAGACGCCAACAGCAACAGGTCATTTCTCACTGCTTTGCAGTCTCCAGTTGAGCTCCTTGGGCATTATGGGTAATATGGAACATGACGGAATCAAGTAATTACACCAAATTAaaccttgatttcttttttctgtgtgttttacatcagGTCATACCTGACGCCAGTGCGAGACGAGGAGTCCGAGTCCCAGAGGAAAGCTCGCTCCAGACAGGCCCGACAGTCGAGGAGGTCCACTCAGGTTCGTCTTTTAAACGTCAAAagtcctcctcctttttttttttttacacagagtTGACAGAGCCGGTGTCTCGTCATCGTCATCGGCAGCCGCAGCTGCTCGAATTGTGCTTTTATAGAGACGTGAGACCGCGTAGTAAACGTTTGTTATCATGTTGTTTCGAGCCTGTGCTCTTTGTGTACACTGGCAGCACTTAGCGTCTCCGTTATTACAAATAGCTGCTCGTTTTACAAGCCGACGGTGATTCGGCTGTTGTGACGTTGTGAATCATAAAACTCATACCCAGCAACGGTCTCCACATCACGAGGCTTAAAtattctctctcctctctcttccagGGCGTGACTCTGACCGACCTGCAGGAGGCCGAGAAAACGATCGGGCGGAGTCGCCCCATCAAGACCCgcgaggaggagaaggaggagcgaGAGAAGCAGGACaaagagaagcagcaggaggagaagaaggagaccGAGACCAAGGAGGACGACTACCGGTCAAAGTACCGCAGCTTTGAAGAGGTTCTTCTCTCTTTTGTCCAATCCGATTTCCAGAGCCCCATGACCTCAGATATTCAGAATCACAACTACAAATCGAAAGCACCATAATTCACACCTCGAAATATTTGCCTCCATCATCGCTCTTATCTTgtcgtttctctctctctcttccagcgCTACCGGTCCTTAtcgtcctcctccacctccgccATTTCCCCAGCCAGCACTGCCTCCACCCCGTCCTACTCCAGTTCCACACTGTCCTCCAGCTCCAGTTCCCTCCACAGGCCCAACAGCCTGTCGGGGATCACCTCCTCCTATAGCCGCTCCTCCAGAGACACCGAAAAAGGTAAAGTAAAGAGAAGTTTCTGTGAGCAAAGGTTACATTTGATTACcagagtattttgtttttacagtagcccacactGAGTTTTGATGCTGACAGAAGGCTGCATAGATTTTTCCAACACAAAGAGAGGAGTTACCACATGCAGTACCTCTAATTATAGTTGCTTAAGTCACCTTTTATACATATGGCCAGCGGTTCTGACCCGctggccatatgtttgacactcCTGATTTGGACTATTAACTTTTTTTAGTTGTTGGTGACTAATTATTGCCCTTATTGCATTATTTCCTGACCAGTCTTTGCACCTATTTTtcaggcaaaaagaaaaaatgtgtttgaaggtgtttttttaGGTGTGTGTAACTCAATCTTTGGTGTTGCgatttactgtttgtttgtttgtttgtttgttttttaacttcaTTTCCTTCGATGCTCAGAAGCAgacaagaaggaggaggagaaggagggagaggacaAGTCTCAGCCTCGCTCCATACGGGATCGCAGGCGGCCCCGCGAGAAGCGACGCTCCACCGGGGTTTCCTTCTGGACCCAGGACGTAAGTATTCATAATCATAATCTTAGTGAAGCGCAGCAGCCATTCACAGACTTTAATAACCCTTGTTTACTTCCAGGGTGATGAAAATGACCCTGAGCAGCAGTCGGACTCTGAGGAGAGCAGCACCAATAGAGAgccacaggtaacacacacactcacacactctcacaccctCTACGATTTCCATTTGATTCCCCGTGACGTCCCTCATCACGTCAAGGCCAGTCATGTCCACCATGTTTTTTGATATTTACTGCTCTGTCCCGCACAGCCGTTAATTCACCACCACACCTCCCTCACTCttatcttttttcctcctcaccaTTTGCGGCCTTTGAATTTTTTATGTCTTCCGCCTTCCGGTCATTGTCTGGTTGCCGCGGAGACCTTGCAAACCACCAGTCGACTCAGCCGTACGTCGTTATGCTTTGAAAACATGTGAGGGTTGAGGAAGTCTGGGTCACAGGGTTCAGTGGGACGGCATGGACTGAATTTTGTAGATGAGAGACGTGTAAAGGGGGGATTTTAACTGGAATAACTTAGAGTTTGTGCccatagtttagtttagttttgtagTAGTTTGTCTCAAATGCTCATGAGAAAAGCATTCGACTCCTCCCGGTATTTAAatgctgaacaattaatcgaactTTCAATTAAATCGCGATATGgtttactgcaattttcaaattgcaatATTTCGAAAAGTCCCATTTCAAAAGAAAGACATTCAAGACAATAAGCTTCATAAAAACCCACATGTATTCAGCACGTAGCTAGTTTCTTAGAGTTCTTGCCTACGGCAGCTTTAAAGGATGCTCGGATAAATTCCCGTTGACAGCAGATtagacaacaaacacatgtggAGTGTAGTTTTCCCTGGCTACGGTCTGCTTGTGTAAGTTCTCCCAGGCTCTCTGGAGAGTTTGAGTCAGATATGTTGTGGTGCCGCTCGATAAGCCTCGGGAAGCAGACTGCTGCACTTTCAAAATAGCTGGAAGTGCGACCCTCCGACACGACCTCCATATCTGATGTGAGACGCTGCGCGGGCCTCGGGGGAACACCGGCATCTGTTTTAAGAAACGAGACCCTCGGTGTAAATATATTAATGCGATTCACGGTTGGACTTGTCCACACTGTCCTGATGAGACAAAGTCTTCTTATGCTAATTCtccctttatttttgtttccctACAGAGTGACAGATTGTCCAGGTATGtttcctccccccctctccttACATCACATCCTTTCTTATCAGACATCACTTTTGTGCCTCTAAAGCGTCTTCACCCTTTCAGGAATGAGAGCACTTCGTCCATGGACCGCAACGACACTCTTTTCAGCCGTAGCTACGAGAGTCGAAGGCCATACTCGAGCCGACTGGACAGAGACGACACCACAGACTATAAAAAGGTATAAATTAATTAACCCCCATACAGCGCTGGGTGGATTTGTTCTTCGACGCACCTGTTGACTCGCCCGTGTCTTCAGCTCTATGAGCAGATCTTAGCCGAGAACGAGAAGTTGAAGGCCCAGTTACGCGACACGGACCTGGAGCTGGCAGACTTGAAGCTACAACTAGAGAAGGCCACACAGGTACGAGACGAAAATCATCGAAATAGCAGATTATATACAGAAAACAGCTGCCGGTGTTCATTCTGGCTGTTCAGGGTGACGTGGGTTGGATTCCTGGGTCAAGAAGGCATTGAAATGTTACAATCAGATCATCATCGTACTGCATGGACacatttagaaataaatgtgtgaaaataaatacgtgaaattttaacaaattcatcctgtgggccgattggaccctctggcgggccggttctggcccccaggccgtatgtttgacacccctggtatatGATGACGACAAAGGAAAAGTTCTGAGTTTCTGAGTATCATCTCAGTCAAATACACACCTCAAATATTAATACATGTCATGCTTAGACCTGAAATAGAggttaggtttgtttttttcaggttcCTAGAAACTTTCACTGCTAGCATAGCTGTGCAACTAGCTGCTATCTTCGTCTTAAAACTAGCAGCTAGCTTTTTAGCTCCTTATAATAATTATCAGCTCCTTTTTAAAGCAGCTCGCTTCTAAGCAACGAGCTGTTTATCTTCTTAAAACTAGCAGCTAGCTTTTTAGCTCCTTATAATAATTATCAGCTCCTTTTATAGCAGCTAGCTTCTAAGCAACGAGCTGCTATCTTCTTAAAATTAGCAGCTAGCTTCTAAGCAACGAGCTGCTATCTTCTTAAAACTAGCAGCTAGCTTTTTAGCTCCTTATAATAATTATCAGCTCCTTTTTAAAGCAGCTAGCTTCTAAGCAACGAGCTGCTATCTTCTTAAAACTAGCAGCTAGCTTTTTAGCTCCTTTATAATAATTATCAGCTCCTTTTTAAAGCAGCTAGCTTCTAAGCAACAAGCTGCTATCTTCTTAAAACTAGCAGCTGGGGAAAAAACATTAGAaaggtttatttgtttaatatatTTGTAGTTTATGTTCTCCTCtggtgtgttgtgctgtgttctCTGAATAATCTTGTTTGCGATTCTTATTATAATCAATCGTAATAATAACATAATCCAGATTTATTATtcacgtgtgtatgtgttgtctTGTGGTTGCAGAGGCAGGAACGCTACGCCGACCGATCACAGCTCGAGATGGAGAAAAGGGTAAGAACGACTGTATTTTGTCATAAACTTTACTCGTAATTTATAttaacctgtgttttttttttaaagcttaagaaaataaatagaaataaatgaaattgacCTGCTTTAAACGTGACGGTAACACTGCCGATGGGTTTATGTCTGAAGGTGACAAGCAGGCCCCATTATCATCTGGGTGGCGGTATGAATTCTCCCCtgtatcagtttttttttgtatcagtcttctctctgctgctgcctgtcgtCTCACGCGTGCCCTTGTGGCCCGAGAGGCTcagggggtcagaggtcagagggcagTGACGTCCTCCCTCCTCGCCACCCAGAACACCGCCACCTTCTCTAtcacgtgtttttttttatttttgatttcattttatttgaacctCAGAGGCAGCGTGTGGTCACCACTGTTGTTTTcccatgtgtgtgcgcgtgaaaGTATGTCaatctttaaaggtccagtgtgtaagagttagtgacatctaatggtgagactgcagataaCAACACAGATTTGTTCATAACACAGTGACAGTTTTGTGATAATTAACTTTTTTTGATTGCTTTCtacaatttacaatttttgtTCCGAGAAAGTTAATCAACAATAAATATGGCTGCCAATGGCCAATTAAACCACACATGTTGGAAGTCATTTATATCTTTGAGTTCCAGACTTtccacttctttctttttgtttttaaaaaacaaagataaagtAATTTAATGAGTTAAATCTATTAACACAAATATTGAACAGACACTCCAAAAATCAAGATCTAACTTTCTGGCTGCTATTCAAAATAAGTACATAAACggcttattttaaggctacaaaaccctatttcttttttaaattttaagcGATTATTCACTCAAACACATTTATAGGCCTTCTATTCAGTTTCCTATAAACCCACCTAacatgtttcacactggacctttttatttgtgcagGAAATGTTTTGGTAAATTTGTCCACATTTGAAGAACATGCGCACGTGTGTATGTTGTCatgctttcttttattttttttatttgaagtcaCTCGTTTGTTAATCATGCTGGCGTCTGTGCAGCCAacgacatcatcatcatcatcgtcattcaCCTTCATGTTTGTGTCCTCACACTATGAGAATGtcgtttatttattaaataaattttttaatgccaaaaaaagacattctgTCATATAATAATTTCATAAACTCATTCAACACATCCTTTAAACGTCTGCatacaaatttttttttcacttttaaacatCTTAAAAATCATCATCCATCACTGATTCTCATCCGGCTGTTGCTTGCAGACGCCTCTCACAGATCGTGCAACGTGTGAGCTATCGCTGCACCCTCAccacctcactcacacacctctTCATTTTACTGCAGTGTGAACTTTTAagttctgcgtgtgtgtgtgtgtgtgtgtgtgtccttttccGTTTCCTCGCCCGCTGAGTGACGTGCGAGTTGAGAGTCTGACCCTGTTTTCCTTCGCCTCGCAGGAAAGAAGAGCTCTAGAAAGGAAGATCtctgagatggaggaggaactTAAGGTACTgtagtgcgcacacacacgcagaattttctcttctcttcgtGTACAGTAGGGTTTGACGCACACTTACTGTTGTCACAGCTTGTTTGGAGGCGGTGATTTGGAGTTAGCCGCGACTACAGGAGCTTAAATTAAACCCACAAGTGTCTCCTTTTTATAGAAAATTATGGGTCATTCACATTCTTGAGAATGACACTAAATCTTTTTAGAAAATGTACACAGAACTGGAAGGATAAAGAGAAATTTAAAGCCAAAGTCAGTGCAAACAGttggaaagaagaaaacaacaggtagaaatggaaaatatcatgactgtgcttttattttgttaatcgTCTCGTGTTACACAGCAACAAAAAACTGCACGTGGTCCCGTGGCTGCACAAAAAGTGGCTAAATTTGACCTCACCTGTgagaaaatgttatgtttttacatCCCAGATGACACACGACGACTTTAAGTcatgagtttttaaaaaatttaagCTTTGTGTGCAGGATTGTGTTCTGGAACAGCATTGGTTAGAAACGCCCAACTCCGAGTCAGGTTTTTTGACAGAAAGTCGCGACAGAAGTACAAAAGTAACACCctacttgtttgttttcccataAAACTGTAAGTTTTGAAACAAAATTAATTACAGAAACAGATTTTACAGCAATCacggcacaaaaaaaacaataatcgGTCTTTTCTCTCGTTAAAAATATCATcgcagtgtgtttttctgtgtctttttgatGAGCGATAGACTAAATTCTTTGCTTATTGAAAGATGATTTCACAACCCATCTTAAATCAAACCAGACTAAATGACCAAAATAGAATAAAGGCTAAATATGATTATTCCcataaaaagaacaacatttttgttaacCCACAAGTTTAATTctcagaaaaagaacaaaaaaaacaagaacttgCTCCGTGTTTTCTTGTGCGTCTGTTAATCTGCTGAGGCCACAGCTGAGGTCAGCTGTTCTGTAATCTGTGTTGACACAGCGTCCGAAACTCTCGGACAATTAAACGTTCCTTTTTCTGGAGAAGAACTGCtttttgaggaggaggaggagagagggaaaacaaagtgTTCCTCCATCGCTGTGATAAcaaaagttgtgtttgtttttaggggCCGATCTCGTCTGttcccacaaaaaaaacaattaatcattccttttctcccatttttctAACAATTTTCCTTCTGTCCTCCCTTTTGTTCCTTCTTCTTGgccccctcctcttctcctcttcttcatttAAATCGTCCTGTCCTCCATTAATCCTCTTTAATTTTGCCATTCCTTCACTCTCCTCTGTTTCAATCGTTTCCTCCTCCGGTGTCTCCTTGTTCTCCTGTGTTGTGGTCCTCACCCccccctcacccctccctccctgcagaACCTCCCCCAGGTAAAGCAGGTTCAGGCCCTGCGGCAGGTTAAGGAGCGGCTGCAGGCTGAGAACCGGGCTCTGGCCCGCGTGGTGGCAAAGCTCTCGCAGTCCGCCTGCAGCCAGCTGCCCAGCGTCGACCTCTAAGCCACATCCgtctctcctccaccaccacctcctcctccttctccctcctcctcaccttttttccctccccaTCCACATTCTTCTCATGCTCCATTAGCGCTCTGCCCCGCACCCATAGACAGGCAGGTGTTCAGCCGCCCAAACGCCACTTTTTCCACTCCCTCTGCCTCCCCAGAGCTTTTGGTTTTCAGATTGgggagtgtgttgttgtttttggttttttttggacactttCCTTTTCTTACAAGCACAAAATCCACCACCTGAGACTGAAGCTGCATCCATACGACTATGTTCTTACCTTACCGTTTATGTTTTACTGCTTTCACAACAAATGTGGCTAAGATCTGTCGCGTCCATGCAGAGACACTCAAAAATGGGAGGACGGAGTTAAAGTTGGTCACCTGGTGCTCTAGGACTAGCGGTAGCCAGATCAATCAGCCCATCTGAATAAACCAATGTAtgctatatatttttttaaataatcggCATTATTAGAAACTTAGTGTACATTTAATTAGGTGGAGGAATTAAACAAAATCGGCTAATAAACTGCGATTGGCCATGGACAGTTTTATATGGGTCGACTTCCATCTACCTTCCTTAAAAGATACAAGGCAGCAATGCGTTTGAACTAAAACTGTG
The nucleotide sequence above comes from Solea senegalensis isolate Sse05_10M linkage group LG3, IFAPA_SoseM_1, whole genome shotgun sequence. Encoded proteins:
- the ppp1r12a gene encoding protein phosphatase 1 regulatory subunit 12A isoform X5, whose protein sequence is MKMADAKQKRNEQLKRWLGSETDQEPPLLKKKKTKVKFDDGAVFLAACSSGDTEEVLRMLERGADINYANVDGLTALHQACIDDNVDMVTFLVEHGASINQPDNEGWIPLHAAASCGYLDIAEYLISQGANVGVVNSEGETPLDIAEEEPMEELLQNEINRQGVDIEAARKEEERIMLRDARQWLNSGQIQDVRHAKSGGTALHVAAAKGYVEVLKLLIQAGYDVNIKDYDGWTPLHAAAHWGKEEACRILVEHLCDMDVMNKMGQTAFDVSDEDVLGYLEELQKKQNLLLSEKKDVKKSPLIETTTTGDNNQSLKPLKSKETLLLEPEKTAPRIETLEPEKVDEEEEGKKDESSCSSEEEEEEDSESETEADKSKPSASVSNSTTPVPASITATSPTIQTNQVPTPTSPVKKVIQPAGKVSTKVEEERKDESPASWRLGLRKTGSYGALAEITATKEAQREKDTTGVMRSASSPRLSSTLDNKDKEKEKDKSTRLAYVTPNVPRRLASTSDIDEKENRDSTALIRSGSYTRRRWDDDLKNNSEGSASTNRTSSYQRSGSFGRRHEDLSSSTTSSSTTTTTSSSVTSPTGHRGLLSSLGSSSTRTGSTSLTSRYWSEESAEREKEKESAAVIPTMNTGSTTTTASTTTTTAISTTTTTAGTVPTSERRRSYLTPVRDEESESQRKARSRQARQSRRSTQGVTLTDLQEAEKTIGRSRPIKTREEEKEEREKQDKEKQQEEKKETETKEDDYRSKYRSFEERYRSLSSSSTSAISPASTASTPSYSSSTLSSSSSSLHRPNSLSGITSSYSRSSRDTEKEADKKEEEKEGEDKSQPRSIRDRRRPREKRRSTGVSFWTQDGDENDPEQQSDSEESSTNREPQSDRLSRNESTSSMDRNDTLFSRSYESRRPYSSRLDRDDTTDYKKLYEQILAENEKLKAQLRDTDLELADLKLQLEKATQRQERYADRSQLEMEKRERRALERKISEMEEELKMLPDLKSDNQRLKDENGALIRVISKLSK
- the ppp1r12a gene encoding protein phosphatase 1 regulatory subunit 12A isoform X3, with amino-acid sequence MKMADAKQKRNEQLKRWLGSETDQEPPLLKKKKTKVKFDDGAVFLAACSSGDTEEVLRMLERGADINYANVDGLTALHQACIDDNVDMVTFLVEHGASINQPDNEGWIPLHAAASCGYLDIAEYLISQGANVGVVNSEGETPLDIAEEEPMEELLQNEINRQGVDIEAARKEEERIMLRDARQWLNSGQIQDVRHAKSGGTALHVAAAKGYVEVLKLLIQAGYDVNIKDYDGWTPLHAAAHWGKEEACRILVEHLCDMDVMNKMGQTAFDVSDEDVLGYLEELQKKQNLLLSEKKDVKKSPLIETTTTGDNNQSLKPLKSKETLLLEPEKTAPRIETLEPEKVDEEEEGKKDESSCSSEEEEEEDSESETEADKSKPSASVSNSTTPVPASITATSPTIQTNQVPTPTSPVKKVIQPAGKVSTKVEEERKDESPASWRLGLRKTGSYGALAEITATKEAQREKDTTGVMRSASSPRLSSTLDNKDKEKEKDKSTRLAYVTPNVPRRLASTSDIDEKENRDSTALIRSGSYTRRRWDDDLKNNSEGSASTNRTSSYQRSTSHTLALGRSGSTRDVPAKSSSTSSLDPNACNTKPWQPPTSYYQSYSIYRSGSFGRRHEDLSSSTTSSSTTTTTSSSVTSPTGHRGLLSSLGSSSTRTGSTSLTSRYWSEESAEREKEKESAAVIPTMNTGSTTTTASTTTTTAISTTTTTAGTVPTSERRRSYLTPVRDEESESQRKARSRQARQSRRSTQGVTLTDLQEAEKTIGRSRPIKTREEEKEEREKQDKEKQQEEKKETETKEDDYRSKYRSFEERYRSLSSSSTSAISPASTASTPSYSSSTLSSSSSSLHRPNSLSGITSSYSRSSRDTEKEADKKEEEKEGEDKSQPRSIRDRRRPREKRRSTGVSFWTQDGDENDPEQQSDSEESSTNREPQSDRLSRNESTSSMDRNDTLFSRSYESRRPYSSRLDRDDTTDYKKLYEQILAENEKLKAQLRDTDLELADLKLQLEKATQRQERYADRSQLEMEKRERRALERKISEMEEELKMLPDLKSDNQRLKDENGALIRVISKLSK